CCAATCACGCGGCAGCCCAGGCCGGCGGCGATGTCGATGATCGAGCGGACGAACTCCTGCTTGACGACGTCTTCATCGATGCCCGCGATGAAGTGCCGGTCGATCTTCACGTAGTCCGGGCGCAGCTCCGACCAGCTGCGCAGGCCCGCGTAGCCCGCACCCAGGTCGTCGATGGCGATCTCGAATCCCATGGCCCGGTAATGGCGCACGGTGTCACGGATCAGGTCGTAATCATCCAGCGGGTATTGCTCCGAGATCTCGATGACGACCGAGCGCGGGCTGATGCCCGCCTGCTCCAGGATGAGCGGCGTCTGGTTGGAGGGGTAGTCGCGTTCCAGCAGGCTGGTTGGGCTGACGTTGAGAAAGAGCTTGCCGGCCAGATCCAGGTGGGCGAACTGCAGGGCGGAGATCTCGCGTGCCAGCAGCTCCACATCGGCGAGCCGGTTGTAGCGGTTGGCTGCTTCGAACAGATTGATCGGGGCATGCAGGCTGCTGTCGGACGGACCGCGGATCAAGGCCTCATAACCCAGCATGCAGCGTTCCTGGAAGTCCACGATGGGCTGGAACAGGGCGCTGAGGGCGCGGGCATCGAGGATGCGATTGAGTTCGGCCTGGGAGGTTGAAGGCATGCAGTCGGCCCGGCATGAGGATGGATGCACAGGGCGTGAACGATACGAAACCACTGTGACAGCGGGATGACGGTGGATGACTCTGTCGTCAGGGCGTGGTCAGCGCTGGCTGGGACTAGTCGGTCGGCAGGCAGGCCGACCAGTCGCGGCTGTCGGCGCCGAAGACGAAGAATTCGGGGTTGAGCAGGCTGTCGCTCGTGTTGTAACGCAGGGGATTCAAGGCGGTATCGGTGACCTGGCCGCCGGCCGCCTCGACCACGCACTGGGCGGCGGCCGTGTCCCACTCGGAGGTGGGGCCCAGGCGCACGTAGAGGTCGGCCGTGCCCTCGGCCACCAGGCAGGACTTGAGTGCGCTGCCCATGCTGATGTGCTTGTGGGGACCGACGTTCTCGAGGAAGCGGCCGAGGCGCGAGCCGGCATGCGACCGGGCGCCTGCCACGACGGGACGGCGGCTGCCCAGCCGGCGGACGTGGATGGGGCGTGGCGGATCGGCCTCGTCCTGGCGATAGGCGGTTCCGCCCTCGATGGCGTAATAACTGGTACCCAGCGCCGGTGCATGCACGATGCCGAGGATCGGCCGGTGGTCGTGCACCAGGGCGATGTTGACCGTGAACTCGTCGTTGCGCTTGATGAATTCGCGCGTGCCGTCCCGCGGGTCGATGAGCCAGTAGGTCTCCCAGCTGGCGCGCTCGCTGACGGGGATGGCCTCGGATTCCTCCGACAGCACGGGGTAGTGCGGCTGCAGGGTGCTCAGGCCGCCGACGATGCAGCGATGGGCCGCCAGGTCGGCGGTGGTCAGCGGGCTGCGGTCGGCCTTTTCCTGCACGTCGAAGCCCTCGCGGTAGACGCGCAGGATCTCGACGCCCGCCTCGCGGGCCAGGGCCAGGGCCTGACGCAGCAGCCCGTCCAGGGTCTCGGCGTCAGGCCTCATGCGGGTTCGCGGGCGAGGCGGTCGCGGGTGAGATAGAGGGCGGCGAGGCTGCGGGCCTCGGTGAAGTCCTCGCGGGCCACCAGTTCGTCGAGCCGGTCCAGCCGCCAGGGCACCACCTCGATCTCCTCGGGCTCGTCGCCCGGCAGGCGCTTCTCGTAGAGTTCGGTGGCCAGCACGATGTGGGTGGTGTGGCCGAGATAGCCCGGGGCGAGGCTCAGGTGGCTGAGGATCTCGAGCCGGCGGGCGCCATAGCCGACCTCCTCCATGATCTCGCGGTTGGCGGCCTCGAGGATGTCTTCGTCCCGCTCGATACGCCCCTTGGGCAGGGCCAGTTCATAGCGGTCGGTACCGCCGGCGTATTCGCGGATGAGCAGCACGGTGTACGGATCGAGCAGTGGGACGATGAGTACGGCACCGAAGCCGGAACTGCGCAGCCGCTCGTATTGCGCGCGGTTGCCGTTGGCGAACTCGAGATCGATCTGCTCGATGCTGAACAGGCGGCTCTCGGCGACGATGCGCTGATCCAGGATACGGGGTTTTTTCTTCTCGGCCATGTGGCGTCAGCCCTCGGGCGCCACCGGCGGGCGCTCAGCAGGTGGATGGTCCGGCACGCTTGCAGCTGTCGAAACGGACCTCGGTCTGCAGTCTTCCTTCGAACCAGGCATTGATCTCGACCCCCTGCGTACTGGATGTCACGTCAAAGCCCTCCTGGCGTGGGGGCTGTATCCCGGCAAAGCGCAGCTGCCGTTCGGGGAGGCGGATGTCCATCGATACCCGCATCGGGTAGTAGCCGTCGAGGAAACGGCGCATGAACGGCCCGTTGCGCAGGGTGTAGCTGCCATCCCCGTTGGCGACCAGGGCGCGCGTCTCGGCCCGCACGCACAGCCGCGCATCCGGGCCGACGTCCTCGAGCTGTACGCTGGCGCCATCTACCCAGGCCCGGCCGATGTTCTCGACCTCGGTGACCTCGAGTCCGCGGCTGCGGTCCTCATTGTACACGACCTGGGCGCGGCGGACGGCGTCGAGGTTCTCGTGGCACTGCAACAGTCCCACCCAGCCGTCCTCCAGGCTGCTGGCGGAGAGTTCGATGGTGTTGTGGTGATGGTGCACCGGCTTGCCCGCGGGCCTGTCGATGAACCGGAGTTCGCCCTCGTTCACCTCCAGGGCGCGGAACTCGCTGTCGTCTTCCAGCCAGGCCTCGTCGGGGTCGGTGGCCAGCAGGGTGGCGGGAAGCAGGCTGAGACTGGCGAGCAGGGGCAGGAATCGGGCGGGCATGGGACACCTCGTCGTTTGCGGCTGACGTACTAGAGGGAGTCGCGAATCCTTCCGGAGTTCCCCGTCTGTTATAGCCAATCCGGCCACGGGCTGCCGGGGCTCGTGTACACTGCGCGCATGGATACCGGAACCATACACCCGTCACCGGCCGGGCTGCCGGCCCCCGACTGGGCGCGCATCCGCACCGTGTTTCTCGACATGGACGGGACGCTGCTCGACCTGCACTTCGACAACCACTTCTGGCTGGAGCACCTGCCGCTGCGCTATGCCGAGGAACACGGCATCAGCGTGACCGAGGCCAAGGGCCGCCTGTATCCGCAGCTGAAGGCGGCGGAAGGCACCCTGTCCTGGTACTGCCTGGACCACTGGAGCCGGGAGCTGGGCCTGGACATCGTGGCCCTCAAGCACGAGGTGGCCCATCTCATCGACGTGCACAGCCACGTGCCGGAATTTCTCGACACCCTGCGCCGGGCGGGCAAGCGCGTGGTGCTGCTCACCAATGCCCATGGCGCCAGTGTCTCGCTCAAGCTCGACTACACGGGCATCGAGGGGCACTTCGACCGGGTGATCACCTCCCATGCCCTTGGGCTGGCCAAGGAGCAGCCGGGGTTCTGGGCCAGGCTCAACACCGTCGAGCCCTACGACCCTGCCACCACCCTCATGGTGGATGACAATCTCAGTGTGCTGGCGGCGGCCCGTGACTACGGGGTGGGCTATCTGCTGGCCGTGCGCCAGCCGGACACGAAGGGGGTGCCGAAGGATACGGCCGACTATCCGGCGGTGGAGGGTGTTGGAGCGATGATCCCCGCGATCGAGGCCGCCGCGACAGGGCGCGGCGGCTGACCCCGACTCAGCCGCGCTCCCACTTCTTGAAGCGTTTCTTGCAGTACTTCAGCAGCGAGGCGTAGTCGGGGAAGTAGAGCTCGAAGCCGTCCTCGGCGGGGGCATCGAACTCGCAGTAGTCGTTGGAATGCTCGCGGCAGATCTCGGGGCGGTTCTCGTAGATGCCGCAGCCGCCATCCGGCAGGAGGTGGGTGCAGCGCGCCTCCACCAGCAGATACCAGCCGTCCTCGTCCTTGTAGGCCGCGATATTCTCGTGCGAGACCTGCCATAGCAGGTGTTCGAAGTCGTACTTGCTCTTCGGGGTGTCGATTTCCTGGGTGATGTAGGTACAGCACTTGGAGTTGGTGCAAAAACCGCACTTGTTCTCCGGCGTGATCTTCACCTTGATGTCCGCGAGTTTCTTCTTGGCCATGCCGTCAGCCATCTTGCCTGTGAGTGGATGGGGCATGATACGCCAGTGCGCCGTTCTGCGCCTGTCCGCGTGGCCTAGTTGCCGATCCAGCGCTGCAGTTCCCCGCGTTGCACCAGCGTGATGCTGCCATCGGTGGCCGGCCGTCCGGCCAGCCTCAGGGCATTGACCAGTGCCGGGTCGGCATCCGGGTGCGGACGCAGCGTCACATTGAGCTGGTAGCGGCTGCCCTGGGTGAGCCGGAACTGGCCGCGTGCACTCAGTGGTTCTTCGCTGCTGGTGATGGTCCCGGTCACGATCTTGCCGGTGGTGGTGAAGTCGACAGTGAAATCGCCAAGTTCCAGCTCGCCGGGGAAGGTGAGGGCTGCCTGTTGCAGTCTGAGCTGCCCCTCGACCAACGTGATGCCGGTGGCATCGGCATGCGCATGGTCGATGCGCCCGGTGAGCTGGCCGCGGGTGGGAGCGAGGCCGGGCGGTCGCGAGGTGATGGCCAGTACGTCCAGCGTGAGGTCGAGCTCGCTGATGTCCAGTTCGGACTCGTTGACCCAGACATGCGCTCGAGCCTTCCCCAGCGGGCCGTCGAACTGCATGTTCGCACCCAGCCGCCCGATGAGCAGGGGCAGGATATCCAGTTGCCATCTGACGTCACCCAACGGGCCGCGGCGCCAGGTTTGCATTGCGGGCGCGCAGGCGCGCCACTTCCACGGCAGCGGACTGCATCCAGGAGAAGCTCGCGCGCTGGGCGGCGACGCTGGTCTCCAACTGCGTGATCTGGCGCTGTAGCGGCGCCCATGCCAGCACATAGAAGAGCAGGGGCAGGGCGACGGCAGCGCCCGCGATCAGTATGCGTCGGTCCCGCGGGCTGAGCTGGTCGATCCATGTCCTCATCGTGTCTGCTCCACGTTGAGCCGGCCGACGACGCGGCTGCCCTGGGTGTCCACGGACTGCAGGCTGGCATTCAGGCCATTGGCCTGAATGGACTGCTTGATCTGTTCCAGTGTGCCCGCGTCGCCCGTCTCGAGTTCGAGCTCAAGCCGGCCGTTGCGGAAGGTGATCAGGTTGATGCGCACCTCGTCCAGATCCGTGATCGCCCCTCCGGCGGTATCCAGCATGGTCAGGAAGGAGGTGCCCGTGCCCCCACGCATGCTGGCCCGGAAGGTTTCGAGGCGCTGCTCCATCAGCAGCCGGGGGTCCGGCACCCGGCTGGCATCCGGGAAGGTGTCCAGGTAGAGCGTGCGCATGGCGCCCTGGTACTCGGCTCTGAGATGCCTGAGTTCGCTGTACTGCAGGAGGTCCTGGGCAAAGGTCAGCAACAGCCAGCCGGCAGCCAGTGCGGCAGCAATCCACCAGGGGGCGTGACGACGTGCCAGACGCCTGGAGCGGAAGGCGCCCTGCAGCAGGTTGAGCGGTGGATAACGTCCCCATGCGGCGGGGATCAGCGTCAGCGGATTGCCCGTGCAGGGCTGCTCTTTCACCGGGGTGCCGGCTGGCCGGGGAATGGGGGTCCGGGTCTCGCCACAGCGCCAGACGTCGAGGCCCGCCGGGGTGGTGCTGGCCGCCTCCAGTGCCGTCAGCAGCAGGGGCTCGAACGCCCTGTCGTCGGCGACGAGGCCGCAGGCGGGCCCGGTGCGCAGCAGCCCGCGCCGGCCCTCGAGCAGCAGGCTGACGTGCCCCTCGGTCAAGGGCAGTGCAAGGACATCCGGCACCAATGCATGGGGGTAGAGGCCGTTGCTCTCGAGACTGGTGAGCCAGGCCTGCAGGCGTTCCCGGGAAACCACGGCGACGGGTACCGGGTCGTTGTCCTCCGCCTTGCCGAAGGCGAAGTGCAGGTTCTCGACGTCCTCGGCGAGCTCGTCCTCCAGTACGTAGGGTGTCGCGCGGTTCAGTTCCCGGCGGTTGGGGATGGTCACCTCGGTGAGCAGGACGTCCTCCGACGGAACCAGCCAGAGCAGCCGTGCATCCTCGCAGGTACGCGCCAGTTCGGCGAAGCGGCCCTCGCCGAAGCGCGGCTCGCCGCTGGACGGATCGACACGCCATTGCAGCAGGTCAGGATCATGCGGATGCTGACGGGCGATCACGGTATCCATGGCGTCAGAAGAGCTCCTGGCGACGATGCAGGATTTTCAGTGTACCGCTTTCCTCGCGTCGTATCAGGCTGGACAACGATAGTTCGGCGCTGGCGAAACGCACCTGGCTGTACAGGGCGAAATGGCGCGAGCTGACGCTCAGGCCGGTGCGCTCGATGCCCGAACCCTTGACTGCCGGCAGGGCGAAGAGGGCGTCGACCGAGGCAAAGGGTGTCGCGGCCCTGGCCTCGAGGACCGAGGTGATCGCGTCTTCAGGGATGCCGATGGCGGCAAGCAGCTCGGGCGAGGCCGTGTTGATATTGATGGGCGTGGCGTCGGGCAGGGCGGTGACCTGTGACGCGAGGCGCTGATAGCCCTCCTCGTCGATGCCTGCCACCAGCCGCAATTCCGTCGTGCTCAGCATGCGTGCATTGGGCGGCAGGTAGGACGGGTCTAGGCGGGTATAGCTGTCGTCCTCCGCACCGTACGTGCCCTGGGGTTCGCGGTCGGCATCGATCCAGTCGACGATGGCCGCAGCCAGTTCCGGGGACAGCTCCAGCGTCGCCAGCAACCGCTCCAGACGGGCGAGCGCGACGCCGTCGAGCTTGCCGTCGGCGGTGAGCAGGCTGTTGAGATTGAAGCGTCCCTGCAGGTCGATGATCTGGCCGGCAATCATGGCCTGGTCGGAGAGGGCCAGGCTGGCGGGCTGTGCCCAGGCCTCGTCTGGCGAATCGACCCCGGGGTCATCCTCCATGAGCGCAATCAGCGCCAGACCCTCGGCGGCGTGCACGTATTCCATCGCCTGGTCGTGTGCCAGCAGGTTGTGGCTCTGGCGAATACCGAGTTGCTGGTCGAAGGCGAGAAAGGCCGCGGCGGAAACGGCTACGGCCACCACGGCCATGGCCGTGATGAGTGCGACACCCTGCTGTCGAGGTGCGTGACCCTGCATCATGTTCCCACCTGCAGCAGTCGCTGTATCGGGCCCCAGCGCGGATGGTCGATGTTCAGCTGCACGGCGCGCGGCAGGGCGTTCGGGTCGACTGCATCCGCTGGCGGCCAGTCGCTGACCCATTGCCCGTCGGTCGTCAGGAAGCGGACGTCCGTCTCCCTTGTGCCTTCCAGCATCACGGCGGTGGACGCCGTATCCGCCTGCGCGCCGTCGACATGCACCCAGCTCAGGCGCAACAGCCGGTCGCCGTCCAGCACATAGCTCAGGCGCAGCAGTTCGCTGCGGGGGGTGGCGGCGGGGTTGGGCCAGCCGCTTCGTGTAAAGGTGAAGAGCGTGCCCGTACCGGGTCCGCCGAACCAGGCCGGCTGCGTGTCGCCAAGGCTGTCCCGGGAAGGGCGTGCCACCGCATGGGCGAGGTCGCGCTCGAGCATCAGCATGTCGCGCTGCAGCAGCATGAGGTCCTCGCTCATGGCGTCGACCTCGGCCCGGGTGTCGAGTATGGCCACCAGGCCCACCTGGATGATCCCGGCCATGATCGCAAAGATCGCAACCGAGACCAGAAGCTCCAGCAGGGTGAATCCCTGCATGTGCCGCCCCCCGGTCATCGGCGATTGCCTGCGGCGGCAGGGGTGGTGGGTTGCGGCTGCAGCAGATAGGTCTCGAGACGGGTGCGCACGGTATCGCGCGGGTCCGCTTCCAGGCGCACCGTGATCTCGATGCGGCGCAGGCGTGCATCCTCGGTACTGTGCACATTGCGCTCCCAGTACCAGTCGCGCCCGGCGAGCTGCAGCGTGCCGCGTTGCTCCCCGGGGCGTGGCCACTCCTGGTGTATGCGCAGTCCGGTGAGGTGGTCACGGGCGATCCAGTGCGCGAAGCTGGCGATCTGCATGGCATCGGTATTGCTTACCGCCTGCAGCGTGGTGCGTTGTACGGCCGCCAGTGCCACGGCCACCACCGCCAGTGCGACCAGCAGTTCGATCAGGGTGAAACCAGCGGGCCGGCGCATCGGGCTACGGCTCCCGTGTCAGGGACAGATGCCCCAGGGCGTCGCCGCTCAGACTGATCTGTCGGTCGTCGGTGAAGAACTCGACGGTAAAGGGTTGCATCTCTCCGGAGGACAGGATGAAGACCTGGGGCTGGTCAACCCGGCTGCCACTGAACGCGATGCGGATGCCGTCCAGATAGACCTCTGCCCGTACCGGATCGGCATAGCGGTGCGGCATCAGCAGGCGGTCGCCGGTATAGGGCACCCAGGCCCGGTCGCGATCCAGCAGCTGAAACTGATATCCGGACGGGTCGAAGCTGAGTGCCAGCTGGCGATTGTAGAGCATGGCATCCTGCTGGGCGTAGGTGATGACGGCCTTCAGGCGGTGGCCTTCCTGTTCGAGTTTTTCGCCGGCGGAGTCGAACAGGGTCAGCGAAACGCTGCCGATGATGATCGCCATGATGACGGTGACCACCAGTATTTCGATCAGGGTAAAACCGCGCGCGTGAAACATGGCCTGCTGATGGCTGCCTATTCGAGATTCCAGTTGCCGATATCGTCGTCGCTGGGCTGCTGGTCGGGCCCCAGAGAATAGATGTCGATCTCGCCGCGCTGCCCCGGATTGAGATAGAGGTAGGGATTGCCCCAGGGATCGTTGGGCAGACGCTTGATGTACCCCCCCGTCTTCCAGTTGCGCGGTTCGGGCATGCCGGTGGGCTTTTCGATCAGGGCCTGCAGCCCCTGGTCGGTGCTGGGGTAGTGGAAGTTGTTGGCACGGTAGATCTCCAGGGCGCTTTCCAGCGTGCGGATGTCGGTCTTGGCACGCGTGATGGCG
This region of Chromatiales bacterium genomic DNA includes:
- the gspI gene encoding type II secretion system minor pseudopilin GspI — encoded protein: MRRPAGFTLIELLVALAVVAVALAAVQRTTLQAVSNTDAMQIASFAHWIARDHLTGLRIHQEWPRPGEQRGTLQLAGRDWYWERNVHSTEDARLRRIEITVRLEADPRDTVRTRLETYLLQPQPTTPAAAGNRR
- a CDS encoding type II secretion system protein M; its protein translation is MRTWIDQLSPRDRRILIAGAAVALPLLFYVLAWAPLQRQITQLETSVAAQRASFSWMQSAAVEVARLRARNANLAPRPVG
- a CDS encoding type II secretion system protein N; protein product: MQTWRRGPLGDVRWQLDILPLLIGRLGANMQFDGPLGKARAHVWVNESELDISELDLTLDVLAITSRPPGLAPTRGQLTGRIDHAHADATGITLVEGQLRLQQAALTFPGELELGDFTVDFTTTGKIVTGTITSSEEPLSARGQFRLTQGSRYQLNVTLRPHPDADPALVNALRLAGRPATDGSITLVQRGELQRWIGN
- the nudE gene encoding ADP compounds hydrolase NudE, with the translated sequence MAEKKKPRILDQRIVAESRLFSIEQIDLEFANGNRAQYERLRSSGFGAVLIVPLLDPYTVLLIREYAGGTDRYELALPKGRIERDEDILEAANREIMEEVGYGARRLEILSHLSLAPGYLGHTTHIVLATELYEKRLPGDEPEEIEVVPWRLDRLDELVAREDFTEARSLAALYLTRDRLAREPA
- a CDS encoding alpha/beta hydrolase, coding for MPARFLPLLASLSLLPATLLATDPDEAWLEDDSEFRALEVNEGELRFIDRPAGKPVHHHHNTIELSASSLEDGWVGLLQCHENLDAVRRAQVVYNEDRSRGLEVTEVENIGRAWVDGASVQLEDVGPDARLCVRAETRALVANGDGSYTLRNGPFMRRFLDGYYPMRVSMDIRLPERQLRFAGIQPPRQEGFDVTSSTQGVEINAWFEGRLQTEVRFDSCKRAGPSTC
- the gspK gene encoding type II secretion system minor pseudopilin GspK, whose translation is MMQGHAPRQQGVALITAMAVVAVAVSAAAFLAFDQQLGIRQSHNLLAHDQAMEYVHAAEGLALIALMEDDPGVDSPDEAWAQPASLALSDQAMIAGQIIDLQGRFNLNSLLTADGKLDGVALARLERLLATLELSPELAAAIVDWIDADREPQGTYGAEDDSYTRLDPSYLPPNARMLSTTELRLVAGIDEEGYQRLASQVTALPDATPININTASPELLAAIGIPEDAITSVLEARAATPFASVDALFALPAVKGSGIERTGLSVSSRHFALYSQVRFASAELSLSSLIRREESGTLKILHRRQELF
- the gspG gene encoding type II secretion system major pseudopilin GspG; protein product: MQQTHAISPSCGRHQHGFTLIEVIVVVVILAILAAAIIPNVVDEPERAAITRAKTDIRTLESALEIYRANNFHYPSTDQGLQALIEKPTGMPEPRNWKTGGYIKRLPNDPWGNPYLYLNPGQRGEIDIYSLGPDQQPSDDDIGNWNLE
- the yrfG gene encoding GMP/IMP nucleotidase, with product MDTGTIHPSPAGLPAPDWARIRTVFLDMDGTLLDLHFDNHFWLEHLPLRYAEEHGISVTEAKGRLYPQLKAAEGTLSWYCLDHWSRELGLDIVALKHEVAHLIDVHSHVPEFLDTLRRAGKRVVLLTNAHGASVSLKLDYTGIEGHFDRVITSHALGLAKEQPGFWARLNTVEPYDPATTLMVDDNLSVLAAARDYGVGYLLAVRQPDTKGVPKDTADYPAVEGVGAMIPAIEAAATGRGG
- the gspH gene encoding type II secretion system minor pseudopilin GspH; this translates as MFHARGFTLIEILVVTVIMAIIIGSVSLTLFDSAGEKLEQEGHRLKAVITYAQQDAMLYNRQLALSFDPSGYQFQLLDRDRAWVPYTGDRLLMPHRYADPVRAEVYLDGIRIAFSGSRVDQPQVFILSSGEMQPFTVEFFTDDRQISLSGDALGHLSLTREP
- the gspJ gene encoding type II secretion system minor pseudopilin GspJ, whose translation is MQGFTLLELLVSVAIFAIMAGIIQVGLVAILDTRAEVDAMSEDLMLLQRDMLMLERDLAHAVARPSRDSLGDTQPAWFGGPGTGTLFTFTRSGWPNPAATPRSELLRLSYVLDGDRLLRLSWVHVDGAQADTASTAVMLEGTRETDVRFLTTDGQWVSDWPPADAVDPNALPRAVQLNIDHPRWGPIQRLLQVGT
- the cysQ gene encoding 3'(2'),5'-bisphosphate nucleotidase CysQ; the protein is MRPDAETLDGLLRQALALAREAGVEILRVYREGFDVQEKADRSPLTTADLAAHRCIVGGLSTLQPHYPVLSEESEAIPVSERASWETYWLIDPRDGTREFIKRNDEFTVNIALVHDHRPILGIVHAPALGTSYYAIEGGTAYRQDEADPPRPIHVRRLGSRRPVVAGARSHAGSRLGRFLENVGPHKHISMGSALKSCLVAEGTADLYVRLGPTSEWDTAAAQCVVEAAGGQVTDTALNPLRYNTSDSLLNPEFFVFGADSRDWSACLPTD
- a CDS encoding YkgJ family cysteine cluster protein produces the protein MADGMAKKKLADIKVKITPENKCGFCTNSKCCTYITQEIDTPKSKYDFEHLLWQVSHENIAAYKDEDGWYLLVEARCTHLLPDGGCGIYENRPEICREHSNDYCEFDAPAEDGFELYFPDYASLLKYCKKRFKKWERG